One segment of Tamlana crocina DNA contains the following:
- a CDS encoding BLUF domain-containing protein yields the protein MIKTVCYLSDSVEHNTMDELKTLYEKAKENNRANNITGVLIYKDRNFLQVLEGEEHHVDQTFKRIEKDKRHKNIFEIINSEIEERIFEDYNFGFTIVNNSEELKNLYQYLDWLKEADSSHVNKVVKMVENFVSSK from the coding sequence ATGATTAAAACGGTGTGTTATTTAAGCGATTCGGTAGAGCATAATACCATGGACGAATTGAAAACTCTATATGAAAAAGCCAAAGAGAACAATCGTGCCAATAACATAACGGGTGTTTTAATTTACAAAGACCGTAACTTTTTGCAGGTTTTAGAGGGGGAAGAACATCATGTTGACCAAACTTTTAAGCGGATAGAAAAAGACAAGCGACATAAAAATATTTTTGAGATAATAAATTCGGAAATTGAAGAGCGCATCTTTGAAGATTATAATTTTGGGTTTACCATTGTTAATAATAGTGAAGAACTTAAAAATTTATATCAGTATTTAGATTGGCTAAAGGAGGCTGATAGCTCGCATGTAAACAAAGTAGTTAAGATGGTTGAAAACTTTGTTTCAAGTAAGTAA
- the rpe gene encoding ribulose-phosphate 3-epimerase: MNSKLIAPSLLAADFANLQRDIEMVNQSDADWFHIDIMDGVFVPNISFGMPVLQAIQKHAKKTLDVHLMIVDPDRYIKTFADLGSDVLTVHYEACPHLHRTLQAIKAEGMKAGVSLNPHTNVSLLEDTINDIDLVLIMSVNPGFGGQSFIENTYEKVKQLKALIERKGAKTIIEIDGGVTNKNAKKLVDAGADVLVAGSYVFKSDNQLETIKDLKAIVNS; this comes from the coding sequence ATGAACTCTAAATTAATAGCACCCTCTCTGCTAGCAGCCGATTTCGCCAATTTACAACGCGACATAGAAATGGTAAACCAAAGTGATGCCGACTGGTTCCACATTGATATTATGGACGGTGTTTTTGTGCCTAATATTTCTTTTGGAATGCCCGTTTTACAAGCCATTCAAAAGCATGCTAAGAAAACTTTGGACGTACACCTCATGATTGTCGATCCTGATAGATATATAAAAACTTTTGCCGATTTGGGGAGCGACGTGCTTACCGTGCATTACGAAGCATGTCCGCACTTGCATAGAACCCTTCAGGCCATAAAAGCAGAAGGCATGAAGGCTGGAGTTTCATTGAATCCACATACCAACGTGAGTTTACTGGAAGATACCATTAACGATATTGATTTAGTATTGATTATGAGTGTGAATCCGGGGTTTGGTGGACAAAGTTTTATTGAAAACACCTATGAAAAAGTAAAACAACTTAAAGCGCTAATTGAACGAAAAGGCGCTAAAACCATAATTGAAATAGACGGTGGCGTAACCAACAAAAATGCCAAAAAACTTGTGGATGCTGGCGCCGATGTTTTAGTGGCAGGTAGCTATGTGTTCAAGAGCGACAATCAATTAGAAACTATAAAAGACTTAAAGGCGATAGTAAATTCTTAA
- a CDS encoding polyribonucleotide nucleotidyltransferase → MKPQVFKEVIDLGDGREISIETGKLAKQAHGSVVVQSGNCMLLCTVVSNYKSADVDFLPLTVDYREKFAAAGRYPGGFFKREARPSDGEVLTMRLVDRVLRPLFPKDYHSETQVMIQLMSHDENVMPDAMAGLAASAAIQLSDFPFECPISEVRVGRVNGEFIINPSLAQLEESDIDMVIGASADSVMMVEGEMDEISEEEMTEAIKFAHEAIKVQCEAQIRLAEAFGKKETREYEPEVEDEDLAKKIHDLAYDKVYAVAKAGSSKHERGAAFAEIKEEIVASFSEEEQEELGDLISKYYSKAEKNAVRDLTLNEGLRLDGRKTTDIRPIWCEVDYLPSTHGSSIFTRGETQALATVTLGTSREANQIDMPSFEGEERFYLHYNFPPFSTGEARPIRGTSRREVGHGNLAQRALKGMVPEDCPYTVRVVSEILESNGSSSMATVCAGTMAMMDAGVQLKKPVSGIAMGLITDTETGKYAVLSDILGDEDHLGDMDFKVTGTADGITACQMDIKVKGLSYEILVNALKQARDGRLHILDKITETISEPNADVKSHAPKMVTRIIPNEYIGALIGPGGKVIQELQKETKTTIVINEDPVTEEGIVEILGTGQEGINAVLAKIDSLMFKPEVGSVYEVKVIKMLDFGAVVEYTEAPGNEVLLHVSELAWERTENVSDVVNMGDVFDVKYFGVDPKTRKEKVSRKAILPKPEGWQPRTPRDNKGGSRDNRGRDNRNRDNRKPRNNRED, encoded by the coding sequence ATGAAACCACAAGTTTTTAAAGAGGTCATTGACCTTGGTGACGGTAGAGAAATTTCTATCGAAACCGGAAAATTGGCAAAACAGGCGCACGGTAGCGTTGTTGTGCAATCTGGAAACTGTATGCTATTATGTACGGTTGTTTCCAATTACAAGTCGGCCGATGTTGACTTTTTACCTTTAACGGTAGATTATCGTGAAAAATTCGCTGCAGCAGGGCGTTACCCTGGCGGATTTTTCAAAAGAGAAGCTAGACCTAGCGACGGTGAGGTATTAACCATGCGTTTAGTAGACCGTGTTTTGCGTCCGTTATTCCCAAAAGATTACCACAGTGAAACACAGGTCATGATACAATTGATGTCTCACGACGAAAACGTGATGCCAGATGCTATGGCTGGATTAGCTGCTTCTGCCGCTATTCAACTATCCGATTTTCCATTTGAATGCCCAATTTCTGAAGTAAGAGTTGGTCGTGTAAATGGTGAATTTATCATCAACCCATCTTTGGCTCAATTGGAGGAAAGCGACATCGATATGGTTATTGGTGCCAGCGCAGATTCAGTAATGATGGTTGAAGGTGAAATGGATGAAATTTCAGAAGAAGAAATGACCGAAGCCATCAAATTTGCCCATGAAGCCATTAAGGTGCAGTGTGAAGCGCAAATTAGATTAGCTGAAGCCTTCGGAAAAAAAGAAACCCGTGAATACGAGCCAGAAGTTGAAGATGAAGATTTAGCTAAAAAGATTCACGATTTGGCTTACGATAAAGTGTATGCCGTAGCAAAGGCAGGTTCATCAAAACACGAAAGAGGTGCTGCATTTGCCGAAATTAAAGAAGAAATTGTAGCTTCTTTTTCTGAAGAGGAACAAGAAGAATTAGGCGATTTAATCTCGAAATATTATAGCAAAGCCGAGAAAAACGCAGTGCGCGATTTAACCTTAAACGAAGGTTTACGTTTAGACGGACGTAAAACTACCGATATCCGCCCGATTTGGTGCGAGGTGGATTATTTACCATCAACTCACGGTTCGTCTATCTTTACACGTGGAGAAACTCAAGCCTTGGCTACGGTTACTTTGGGAACTTCAAGAGAAGCCAACCAAATTGATATGCCATCTTTTGAAGGCGAAGAGCGTTTCTATTTGCACTATAACTTCCCTCCCTTTTCAACTGGTGAAGCACGACCAATTCGTGGTACATCACGTCGTGAAGTGGGTCACGGAAACTTGGCTCAACGTGCCTTGAAAGGTATGGTTCCTGAAGATTGTCCTTATACCGTACGTGTGGTTTCCGAGATTTTGGAATCTAACGGGTCGTCTTCTATGGCAACGGTTTGTGCCGGAACCATGGCCATGATGGATGCGGGTGTTCAGTTGAAAAAACCTGTTTCCGGTATTGCCATGGGATTGATTACCGATACCGAAACTGGTAAATACGCCGTGTTATCTGATATTTTAGGTGATGAAGATCATTTAGGTGATATGGACTTTAAGGTTACTGGTACTGCCGATGGTATTACGGCTTGCCAAATGGATATTAAGGTAAAAGGATTGTCATACGAAATTCTTGTGAATGCATTAAAGCAGGCACGTGATGGTCGTTTACATATCTTAGATAAAATTACTGAAACCATTTCAGAGCCGAATGCAGATGTAAAATCGCATGCTCCAAAAATGGTTACCCGAATTATTCCTAACGAATATATCGGAGCCTTGATTGGACCTGGTGGAAAAGTGATTCAAGAATTACAAAAAGAAACCAAAACCACTATCGTTATTAACGAAGACCCAGTTACCGAAGAAGGTATTGTTGAAATTTTAGGAACCGGACAAGAGGGCATCAATGCTGTTTTAGCTAAAATTGACTCCTTAATGTTCAAACCTGAAGTAGGTAGCGTTTATGAAGTGAAAGTGATAAAAATGCTCGATTTTGGTGCTGTGGTTGAATATACCGAAGCCCCAGGAAACGAAGTCTTATTGCATGTTAGCGAATTGGCTTGGGAACGTACTGAAAACGTAAGCGATGTGGTAAACATGGGCGATGTTTTCGATGTAAAATACTTTGGTGTAGACCCAAAAACCCGCAAGGAAAAAGTATCGCGTAAAGCTATTTTACCAAAACCTGAAGGTTGGCAACCACGTACACCAAGAGATAATAAAGGTGGCAGTCGTGACAACCGAGGCAGAGACAATCGTAACCGCGATAACCGCAAACCTCGAAACAACAGAGAAGATTAA
- the rpsO gene encoding 30S ribosomal protein S15: MYLSKEVKENIFEKHGKGKNDTGSAEGQIALFTHRINHLTEHLKNNRKDFNTERSLVKLVGKRRALLDYLTKKDILRYRAIVKELGLRK, from the coding sequence ATGTATTTATCAAAAGAAGTAAAAGAAAACATCTTCGAAAAGCACGGTAAAGGAAAGAACGATACTGGTAGCGCCGAAGGACAAATTGCGTTGTTTACACACCGTATAAACCACTTAACCGAGCACTTAAAAAACAATCGTAAAGATTTTAACACCGAGCGTTCGTTGGTTAAATTAGTAGGTAAGCGTCGTGCTTTACTTGATTACTTAACTAAGAAAGATATCTTAAGATATCGTGCCATAGTAAAAGAATTAGGATTAAGAAAATAA
- a CDS encoding PAS domain S-box protein, whose translation MEKIIADALDANLLPDIFNNAYHGIAIVGLDGKWLLVSKSLCDILGYTQEELQKLTFQDITHKEDIALDFRKVNQLLKGEIKNYKMQKRYFTKTGNLVWGQLSVSLVRDDKGKPKYFISQVQDITKRKQKEVEKDIIANMVKEQNERLLNFSRIITHNLKTHAGNLNNLAGFVEEEIPETKANESFLVLKQAVQNLQDTVDHLTEIAKFSKYDKSELKSLNLHEYAVNAIYNMSSMAKNNNCEIENLIAEDLMVVGIEAYLDSIILNLLTNAIKYREYSRKCKIVLKSKIEDKRVILSVKDNGLGIDLKKHGSKMFMLYQTFHKHADSTGVGLFITKNQVEALGGKIKVKSKPNKGSKFMVYFKKG comes from the coding sequence ATGGAGAAAATTATCGCTGATGCTTTAGATGCCAACTTGCTGCCAGACATCTTTAACAATGCATATCATGGCATAGCCATTGTGGGTTTGGATGGAAAGTGGCTGTTGGTGAGCAAAAGTTTGTGCGATATTTTAGGGTATACCCAAGAAGAATTGCAAAAGCTTACTTTTCAAGATATTACCCACAAAGAAGATATAGCTCTCGATTTTAGGAAAGTAAACCAACTGTTAAAGGGTGAAATAAAAAACTATAAAATGCAGAAGCGTTATTTCACTAAAACGGGCAATTTGGTTTGGGGGCAGCTTTCTGTGTCTCTGGTTAGGGATGATAAAGGAAAACCTAAATATTTTATTTCTCAAGTACAAGATATTACCAAAAGAAAGCAAAAGGAAGTAGAAAAAGATATTATTGCCAACATGGTTAAGGAACAAAATGAAAGGCTATTAAACTTTTCCAGAATTATAACCCACAATCTAAAAACACACGCCGGAAACCTAAATAACCTAGCTGGTTTTGTTGAAGAGGAAATTCCGGAAACTAAAGCTAATGAAAGTTTTTTAGTGTTAAAGCAGGCCGTACAAAACCTGCAAGATACCGTAGACCACCTTACCGAAATAGCCAAATTTTCAAAATACGATAAATCGGAACTTAAGTCTCTCAATTTACATGAGTATGCGGTAAACGCTATTTATAATATGTCATCAATGGCTAAAAACAACAATTGCGAAATTGAAAATCTTATTGCTGAAGATTTAATGGTTGTTGGGATTGAAGCGTATTTAGACAGCATTATTCTGAATCTGCTTACCAATGCCATAAAGTATAGGGAGTACTCCAGAAAATGTAAAATTGTATTAAAGAGCAAGATAGAAGATAAGCGTGTTATTTTGAGTGTTAAGGATAACGGATTGGGAATCGATTTGAAAAAGCACGGAAGCAAAATGTTTATGCTCTATCAAACCTTCCATAAACATGCCGATTCTACAGGAGTGGGGTTGTTTATCACCAAAAATCAGGTGGAAGCCCTTGGTGGAAAGATAAAAGTAAAAAGTAAACCGAACAAAGGGTCTAAATTTATGGTGTACTTTAAAAAAGGATAA
- the accD gene encoding acetyl-CoA carboxylase, carboxyltransferase subunit beta — MSWFKRKTKGITTTTEEKKDTPKGLWYKSPTGKIVDAEELEKNFYVSPEDGYHVRIGSKEYFEILFDDNKFKELDANLESKDPLKFEDTKKYPERLKAAQEKTQLKDAIRTAVGKSKGKDLVVACMDFAFIGGSMGSVVGEKIARAADYALKKKIPLMVISKSGGARMMEAAFSLMQLAKTSVKLAQLADAGIPYISLCTDPTTGGTTASFAMLGDINISEPGALIGFAGPRIVRDTTGKDLPEGFQTSEFLLEHGFLDFITLRKDLKDKVNQYLDLILNQPLRA, encoded by the coding sequence ATGTCTTGGTTTAAAAGAAAAACAAAAGGAATAACAACAACTACAGAGGAAAAAAAAGACACCCCGAAAGGGCTTTGGTACAAATCGCCCACTGGAAAAATAGTTGATGCCGAAGAGCTTGAAAAAAACTTTTATGTTAGCCCAGAAGACGGCTACCATGTTAGGATTGGCAGTAAAGAATACTTTGAAATTCTTTTTGACGACAATAAATTTAAAGAGCTGGATGCCAATTTAGAGTCTAAAGACCCGCTAAAGTTCGAAGACACTAAAAAATACCCTGAGCGATTAAAAGCGGCTCAGGAAAAAACCCAATTAAAAGACGCCATTAGAACAGCCGTTGGAAAATCGAAAGGAAAAGATTTAGTGGTAGCCTGTATGGATTTTGCTTTTATTGGCGGATCTATGGGTAGCGTTGTAGGCGAAAAGATTGCCCGAGCGGCCGATTATGCTTTGAAGAAAAAAATTCCGTTGATGGTGATTTCAAAATCTGGAGGGGCCCGAATGATGGAAGCTGCATTTTCATTAATGCAATTAGCAAAAACCTCGGTTAAGTTAGCACAGTTGGCTGATGCAGGAATTCCTTACATTTCTTTATGTACCGACCCTACAACGGGGGGCACAACAGCATCTTTTGCGATGTTGGGAGACATTAATATTAGTGAGCCTGGAGCTTTAATTGGTTTTGCCGGCCCTAGAATTGTAAGGGACACCACCGGTAAAGATTTACCAGAAGGGTTCCAAACTTCAGAATTTTTATTAGAACACGGTTTCTTGGATTTTATAACCCTGAGAAAAGACCTGAAAGATAAAGTAAACCAGTATTTAGATTTAATACTGAATCAACCTTTACGAGCTTAA
- the fbaA gene encoding class II fructose-bisphosphate aldolase: protein MGHNIKPGVATGDEVQAIFNHAKANSYALPAVNVIGSDTINGVLETARDLNAPVIIQFSNGGAQFNAGKGLSNDGQKAAIAGAIAGAKHVHTLSEAYGVPVILHTDHCAKKLLPWIDGLLDASEKHFEETGKPLFSSHMIDLSEEPLEENIEICKQYLERMSKMGMTLEIELGITGGEEDGVDNTDVDDSKLYTQPEEVAYAYEELSKVSPRFTVAAAFGNVHGVYKPGNVKLTPKILKNSQEYISEKYGVEHNHIDFVFHGGSGSSVEEIREGISYGVIKMNIDTDLQYAFMSGIRDYMGEKAEYLKSQIGNPDGDDVPNKKYYDPRVWLREGEKTFVERLKKAFEDLNNVNTL from the coding sequence ATGGGACACAACATAAAACCAGGTGTTGCCACAGGCGATGAAGTACAAGCGATATTTAACCATGCAAAAGCCAATAGTTATGCTTTGCCAGCGGTTAATGTTATTGGATCGGACACTATTAACGGTGTTTTGGAAACCGCAAGAGATTTAAACGCTCCTGTAATTATTCAATTTTCAAACGGAGGCGCTCAATTCAATGCCGGGAAAGGTTTAAGCAACGACGGGCAAAAAGCGGCTATTGCTGGTGCCATTGCCGGTGCCAAGCACGTACACACCCTATCTGAAGCCTATGGTGTTCCCGTAATTTTACATACAGACCACTGTGCAAAAAAATTATTGCCATGGATTGATGGTTTATTAGATGCCAGCGAGAAGCATTTCGAAGAAACCGGAAAGCCACTTTTCAGTTCGCACATGATCGATCTTTCGGAAGAACCTCTTGAAGAGAACATCGAAATTTGCAAGCAATACCTTGAGCGCATGAGCAAAATGGGTATGACTTTGGAAATTGAGCTTGGTATTACCGGAGGCGAGGAAGATGGCGTTGACAATACCGATGTTGACGATTCTAAACTTTACACCCAGCCAGAAGAAGTAGCCTATGCTTACGAAGAGCTAAGCAAAGTGAGTCCACGTTTTACCGTTGCCGCTGCCTTTGGTAACGTTCATGGGGTTTACAAACCTGGTAACGTAAAACTGACTCCAAAAATCTTAAAGAATTCGCAAGAATACATTTCTGAAAAATATGGTGTTGAACATAACCACATCGATTTTGTGTTCCATGGTGGATCAGGTTCTTCGGTTGAAGAAATTCGCGAAGGTATCAGCTACGGTGTGATCAAAATGAACATCGATACCGATTTGCAATACGCATTTATGAGCGGTATTAGAGATTATATGGGCGAAAAAGCCGAGTATTTAAAATCTCAAATCGGAAACCCTGATGGTGACGATGTGCCTAACAAAAAATACTACGATCCACGTGTTTGGTTGCGCGAAGGCGAAAAAACCTTTGTTGAGCGTTTGAAAAAAGCGTTTGAAGACCTAAACAACGTAAATACATTATAA
- a CDS encoding BamA/TamA family outer membrane protein: MTRQLLKIFILIIFSRCFLSCDATKRVAEDEHLLTKNTVFVNDKKDNSVTTNNLIYQKTNRKIAGVPLRLHIYNLARPNRDSLFEAWLDKKPNRRERLIKRYSKKQLDKLKASAIGFNNWLKRTGEPPAIVSEEQTKKSAKRYQDYYINNGWFNVETEYDINKSDNKRAEVEYHIKTGRPFILDSITETIKSPVVKSLYGKIENEAIIKRGQQYKTLNFEGERDRISNELRNSGVYHFNPDYIAFEMDTIGTNKKVNVDVIIQDRAIRTQDSVRREPFEIYKIRDVNIITDYTFENRGKPFKDSIYYNGYKLYSYDKMRFQPKALTDAIFISPGEVFRDIDRTRTYRHLNELRTFKYPNIEYIENADNTLTDTIRLTPLKKFNLGFSTDVSTSNIQSVGLSVNPSLLIRNIFRGAETFQISAIGSIGSSKDPQEGDPFFDINEFGVDFKLTIPRLFSPFYTENLIPKYMLPSTKISLASTSQTNIGLDKRTFSGIFNYNWRPNDKATNRLDVFNVQYVKNLNIDNYFNVYSNSFNNLNNIALNVYNTPNEYLETDENENLVLSKSRSDEFMDLVLADNSFESNAPTSYKEVNNIKERKERLTENNLIISSIYNLTYDERTNLFDEDFSIFRFKLELAGNLLATGSELLGFQRNRNDRFELFGVSYSQYVKTEFEYTKHWDLGKKNVFAMRSFLGVAIPYGNSNSIPFSKSFFAGGPNDNRAWTAYSLGPGSSNTTNEFNEANLKLALSAEQRFNIFEDLNGAIFVDVGNIWNVLDNTTSEGAVFNSFNSLKDIAVGSGFGLRYDFSFFVFRFDIGFKTYDPFYAEGNRWFNDYNFSNAVYNIGINYPF; the protein is encoded by the coding sequence TTGACACGTCAACTCTTAAAAATATTCATTTTAATCATTTTTTCGAGATGCTTCCTTTCCTGTGATGCTACAAAAAGAGTTGCCGAAGACGAGCATTTATTGACCAAAAACACGGTTTTCGTTAACGATAAAAAAGACAATTCGGTTACTACAAACAACCTAATTTATCAAAAAACCAACCGAAAAATTGCTGGTGTTCCGTTGAGATTACACATTTACAATTTGGCCCGCCCCAATAGAGACTCCCTTTTTGAAGCTTGGTTGGACAAAAAACCCAACCGTCGCGAGCGCCTTATTAAACGTTACTCGAAAAAGCAGTTGGACAAACTAAAAGCTTCGGCCATTGGGTTCAACAATTGGCTAAAACGGACTGGAGAACCTCCTGCCATTGTTAGTGAGGAACAAACCAAAAAATCGGCAAAGCGCTATCAGGACTATTACATCAACAACGGTTGGTTTAATGTTGAAACCGAATACGACATCAATAAAAGCGACAACAAACGGGCCGAAGTAGAATACCATATTAAAACCGGACGCCCTTTTATTCTCGATTCCATTACCGAAACCATAAAATCGCCCGTGGTTAAATCGTTGTACGGAAAAATTGAAAACGAGGCCATTATTAAACGTGGCCAACAATACAAAACTTTGAATTTTGAAGGGGAACGCGATCGCATTTCCAATGAATTACGAAATTCTGGTGTTTATCATTTTAATCCAGACTACATTGCTTTTGAAATGGATACCATTGGGACGAACAAAAAGGTAAATGTTGATGTGATTATTCAAGACCGCGCCATTAGAACGCAGGATTCGGTAAGGCGTGAACCTTTTGAAATCTATAAAATAAGAGACGTAAATATTATAACCGATTACACTTTTGAAAACCGCGGAAAACCTTTTAAAGATTCCATATACTACAATGGCTACAAACTATACAGCTACGATAAAATGCGGTTTCAACCCAAAGCTTTGACCGATGCCATTTTTATATCGCCCGGCGAAGTTTTTAGAGATATTGACCGCACCCGAACCTATCGCCATTTAAACGAGCTGCGCACCTTTAAGTACCCCAATATTGAATACATTGAAAATGCTGACAACACCCTTACCGACACCATTAGGCTAACACCATTGAAAAAATTCAACTTGGGCTTTAGTACCGATGTATCTACCAGTAACATTCAATCGGTTGGCCTTTCGGTAAACCCCAGTTTGCTCATTCGAAATATTTTTAGGGGCGCCGAAACTTTTCAAATATCGGCCATTGGTTCCATCGGCTCTTCAAAAGACCCTCAAGAAGGTGATCCTTTTTTTGATATCAACGAATTTGGTGTTGATTTTAAGCTCACCATCCCGAGACTGTTTTCACCCTTTTACACCGAAAACCTCATTCCAAAATACATGTTGCCGAGTACCAAAATCAGTTTGGCCTCAACCAGCCAGACCAATATAGGTCTCGACAAGCGTACTTTCAGTGGTATTTTCAACTATAACTGGAGGCCTAACGACAAAGCCACCAATAGGCTGGATGTGTTTAATGTGCAATACGTTAAAAACCTTAACATCGATAACTATTTTAATGTATATAGCAATTCATTCAATAACCTAAATAACATTGCCCTGAATGTCTACAACACCCCAAACGAATATCTTGAAACCGATGAAAACGAGAATCTTGTATTGAGCAAATCTAGGTCGGACGAATTTATGGATTTGGTATTGGCCGACAACAGTTTTGAATCGAATGCCCCAACATCGTACAAAGAAGTCAATAATATAAAGGAACGAAAAGAACGTTTAACGGAAAACAACTTGATTATTTCGTCCATTTACAATTTAACTTACGACGAGCGCACCAATTTGTTTGATGAAGACTTTTCCATTTTCCGTTTTAAATTGGAATTGGCAGGGAATTTATTGGCGACCGGATCAGAGCTTTTGGGCTTCCAAAGAAATCGAAACGACCGTTTTGAGCTCTTTGGCGTTTCGTACTCGCAATACGTAAAAACCGAGTTTGAATACACCAAACATTGGGACTTGGGCAAGAAAAACGTATTTGCTATGCGAAGCTTTTTGGGCGTGGCCATTCCGTACGGCAACTCGAACAGTATTCCGTTTTCCAAGAGTTTTTTTGCAGGAGGCCCCAACGACAACCGGGCATGGACGGCCTATAGTTTGGGGCCAGGAAGCTCCAACACCACCAACGAATTTAACGAAGCTAACCTAAAACTGGCCTTAAGTGCCGAACAACGTTTCAACATTTTTGAAGATTTGAACGGGGCTATTTTTGTGGACGTCGGTAACATTTGGAACGTCTTGGATAATACTACCTCCGAAGGTGCCGTGTTCAATAGTTTTAATTCGTTAAAAGACATTGCCGTTGGATCGGGCTTTGGTTTACGCTACGATTTTAGCTTTTTCGTCTTCAGGTTCGATATTGGCTTTAAAACCTACGACCCTTTTTATGCAGAAGGAAACCGCTGGTTTAACGACTATAATTTTTCAAACGCCGTTTATAATATTGGTATCAACTACCCTTTCTAA
- a CDS encoding RNA methyltransferase, whose product MLSKNQIKLITSLKQKKFRQQHGFFVAEGIKTINELLQSSLKLHELFTIEPFNNNATKATMISEKELKRISFLKTPNTALAVFEIPQPKPIKNGGLIVALDAVSDPGNLGTIIRLCDWFGIKDLVCSTDTVDCFNPKVVQATMGSITRVNISYVDLEGFLENYSGPVFGAFMDGENVYSANLPKNGVLVMGNEANGISKGIESLVTEKIAIPRFGDLQATESLNVATATAILLSEFRRGEPS is encoded by the coding sequence ATGCTTTCTAAAAACCAAATCAAATTAATAACGAGTTTAAAACAAAAAAAGTTTAGGCAACAGCACGGTTTTTTTGTAGCTGAAGGCATAAAGACCATCAACGAACTTTTGCAATCTTCACTTAAACTTCATGAATTGTTCACTATAGAACCTTTCAATAATAATGCCACGAAAGCGACCATGATTTCTGAAAAGGAACTAAAACGCATCAGTTTTTTAAAAACGCCCAATACGGCTTTGGCGGTATTTGAAATTCCACAACCGAAACCCATAAAAAATGGCGGATTAATTGTAGCGTTAGATGCTGTTAGCGACCCCGGAAACCTCGGAACCATCATCAGACTTTGCGATTGGTTTGGGATAAAGGATTTGGTTTGCAGTACAGATACAGTAGATTGTTTTAACCCCAAAGTGGTACAGGCTACCATGGGTTCTATAACTCGGGTTAATATCAGTTATGTGGATTTGGAAGGTTTTTTGGAAAACTACAGCGGTCCTGTTTTTGGTGCGTTTATGGATGGTGAAAATGTGTACTCGGCTAACTTGCCAAAAAATGGGGTGTTGGTAATGGGTAATGAAGCCAATGGTATTTCGAAAGGCATTGAAAGTTTGGTTACGGAAAAAATAGCGATTCCAAGGTTTGGCGATTTACAGGCTACCGAAAGCTTAAATGTGGCGACAGCGACAGCTATTTTATTGAGCGAGTTTAGGAGGGGCGAACCAAGTTAA
- a CDS encoding porin family protein: MKHIFALIAFLFITQTSSAQLFKKEKVTYDANQGRGSTDNNLLRWGYFLGFSTYDFNFDYNTDLRDIYVKRSPGFNVGLIGNLRVNSFIDLRLEPGLLITTRELYYSQEYFEGVPDVKSSDLIREVKSTYIHVPLLVKISTKRINNFKPFIVGGFSTALNLSSNENNPEDNSNGQFRTTKNSIFYELGFGIDFYLYNFKFTPSIRGLFGINDELVRDVDPNSPWTSNVASMKTRGVFINFTFQ; encoded by the coding sequence ATGAAGCATATTTTTGCATTAATCGCTTTTTTATTCATCACCCAAACCTCTAGTGCGCAACTATTTAAAAAAGAAAAAGTGACTTACGATGCCAACCAAGGGCGCGGAAGCACCGATAATAACCTTTTGCGCTGGGGCTATTTTTTAGGCTTTAGCACTTACGATTTCAATTTTGATTACAACACCGATTTACGAGATATTTACGTAAAACGAAGCCCCGGTTTTAACGTGGGCTTAATTGGAAACTTACGTGTAAACAGTTTTATCGATTTACGTTTGGAACCCGGCCTGCTTATCACCACACGGGAGCTATACTATAGCCAGGAATATTTTGAAGGCGTGCCTGATGTAAAATCGTCCGATTTAATTCGCGAGGTAAAATCCACTTACATTCATGTGCCGCTATTGGTTAAAATTTCAACCAAGCGCATCAATAATTTCAAGCCATTTATTGTTGGCGGGTTTTCAACAGCATTGAACCTTTCAAGTAACGAAAACAACCCCGAAGACAATAGCAACGGGCAGTTTAGAACCACAAAAAATTCTATTTTTTATGAATTGGGCTTTGGTATCGATTTTTATCTGTACAATTTTAAATTTACCCCTTCCATCCGTGGATTATTCGGCATTAACGACGAATTGGTAAGAGATGTAGACCCCAACAGCCCATGGACCAGCAATGTGGCCAGCATGAAAACACGTGGCGTGTTTATTAATTTTACTTTTCAATAA